A stretch of DNA from Candidatus Hydrogenedentota bacterium:
ACCCCGGCTATCCGGGCTACAAGCCGAGCATCTGGTTCGCTGGGGGCCAACCCCACGCCGTGCCCATGCGCGCGGAAAACGGCTTCCTCCCCAAACTGGCCGACATCCCGGCGGACGTTGCCCGGAAAGCCTCCGCCTTCTACCTGAACTATCCCAACAACCCCACGGGCGCCGTGGCCACCCGCCAGTTCCTCGCTGAACTGGTCGAGTTTGCCAAAACCTATGACATTGCCGTCTGCTACGACAACCCTTACAGCGAGGTGGTGTTCGGCGTCGAGCGGCTGAGTTTCCTCAACGCCCCCGGCGCGAAGGAGGTCGGCGTCGAGCTGAACTCCCTGTCAAAGCCCTTTAACATGACCGGCTGGCGCATCGGCATGGCCGTCGGCAACCCCGACCTGGTCAAGGCCATTGCCACCGTGAAGGCCAACACGGACAGCGGCGTCTTCAACGCCGTCCAGTATGCGGGCATCGAGGCGCTGGACCACGGCGACGCCTGCACGGCCCGCATGCTGGAGGTCTACGGGCGCCGCCGCGACAAGGTGCTGGCGGTCCTGCGGGAGCTTGGCTGGACCTATGACCCGCCCAAGGGCACCTTCTATCTCTGGGTGCCCGTGCCCAAAGGCCACACTTCCGCGAGTTTCTGCGATTTCATGCTGGAAACCTGCGCGGTGGTCCTCGCCCCCGGCGCCGCCTACGGCGTCAACGGCGAGGGCTTTGTGCGGTTTTCCCTGACTGTTGAGGACGCCCGTCTGGACGAGGCCCTGCGCCGCATGCGCGAAAACCTCTCCGGGCTGGCTTTTGACTGAACCGGAACCCGGCGAACAACATGACCCAGCTAGACATTGTCATCCCCCTGGAACAAATCGTTGTGCTGCCCGCGGGCGTCAACAAACGCGAGGCGCTCAACCTGCTCATTGACGCCATGAGCGGAAACCCGGTCATCACCGACCGGGAGGCCTTCCGCAGGGCCGTCTTCGAGCGCGAGGCCGTCATGAGCACCGGCATCGGCAACGGCATCGGCGTGCCCCACGTCCGCATCCCCGAAGTCACCGTGCCCACCATCGGCGTCGCGGTCTCCGACGAGGGCGTGGACTTCCAGGCCATGGACAACAAGCCCGTCCACATCATGATTCTTTTCGCCACCCCCCTCGGCGCGGAGAAGGCCTACCTCACCCTGCTGGCCAAGGTCATGATTGTGCTGCGCAACCGCAATCTCTATGCCTCACTGCGCGCCTGCCGCACCCCCGGGGAGGTTCACGCCGTCCTCAGCCGCTGAGGGTGGCATGGCTAGCTCCGAGCCCCATCGGACGGATCGGACGGATCGGTCCGATGGGTTGCCTGCGCGCCATTTGGCTTCCCCCCAACACAAACAAATCCGGCGGCGCCTTTGCGCCGCCGGACAATACTGGCAAGCTTGTCTGCAACGTCCCCCGCTCAGCCCTTTTTGGTGTACTTCTCCAGCAGGGCGGGAATCTGATCGGCGGTCATGTCACCGTAGACCTTGTCCTCGATCATGACGACCGGGGCCAGCCCGCAGGTGCCCACGCACCGGGTCGCGTCGAGGGAGAAAAGGCCGTCCGAGGTGGTCTCGCCAAAATTGATGCCGAGCTCCTCGTGAAGCCGGTCGGCGACGCGCTCCGCGCCCTTGACATAGCAGGCCGTGCCGAGGCAGACGCTGATGATGTACTTCCCGCGCGGTTCGAGGCGGAAGAAGTGGTAGAACGTGGCCACGCCGGTGACCTTCGAGGCGGGCACCTGGAGCAGTTGGGCCACGGCGTCCATCTGCTCGCGGCCGAGGTGGCCGAACTCGCCCTGAACCTTGTGCAGGACACGGATCAGGTGACTGCTGGGGTGGGCGTCGGCGGCGCACTCCTCGATGAAGGCGACAATTTCGGGGGTCAGCGAGGCGACGGCCCTCGCGCGGACCTCTTCCCGGTTGTCATGGCGGGAGCATTCACAATGGGTGCTCATCAGCGGATTCCTCTCGGCAGTCTGGGGGCGTAGTGGGTGTGGAGGAGGCGGTGCGCCTTCTCCCCGCCGGGCTCGCCCAGATATTCCTCATAAAGCGCCGTAATGGCGGGGTTGTGGTTCGAGCTGCGGATATCCTTGTCCGTGTCTATGGTGTAGAGCGCCTTCGCGCGCTTCGCGAGCAGTTTCGGGTCAAGAATGGTGTAACCCGCCGGCGGATAGGGCTGGCCGCCGCCGCCGATGCAGCCGCCGGGGCAGGCCATGATTTCGAGGATGTGGAACTCCTCCTCGCCCGAAACCACCTTGTCCAGCAGTTTCTTGGCGTTCTGGAGCCCGTTGGACACGCCGACGCGCAGGGTGAGGTCCTTGTTGACCATCAGCTCGCAGACGCGCAGGCCCTCGACGGCGCGCACCTCCGTGAACTCCAGGCGCGCGGGGGGCTCGCCGTTGATGACCTCGGCGGCCATGCGCAGCGCGGCCTCGAGCACGCCGCCGGTTGTCCCGAAAATGTCCGCCGCGCCCGAGGAGGCGCCCAGGGGCGAGTCAAACTCGCCCTCATCGAGTCCGGCAAGGTCAATGCCGTAGCTCTTGATCATGAAAATCAACTCGCGGGTGGTCAGGACCGCGTCGGTCTCCTGGCCGCCGTCGGGCGTCGCGAATTCGGGGCGGTGCGCCTCGAACTTCTTCGCCGTGCAGGGCATGACCGCGACAACGAAGATGTCCTTCGGGTCAATGCCCTCCTTCTCGGCGTAGTAGCTCTTGATGAGCGAGGACATCATGGACATGGGGGAGCGGCACGAGGACGCGTTGGGGATGAGCTCCGGATAGAACCGCTCGAGGAAATTGACCCAGCCGGGGGAGCAGCTTGTGAGCAGCGGCAGCCGCCCGCCCTTCTGGACGCGGTTGAGGAACTCCGTCGCCTCCTCCACGATGGTCAGGTCGGCCGTGAAGTTGGTGTCGAAGACCCGGTCAAATCCGAGCCGCCTGAGGGCGGTCACAAGTTTGCCCGTGGCCGGCGTTCCGGGCGCCATGCCGAAGCCCTCGCCGACAGTGGCGCGGATGGCCGGCGCCGTATGAACCACCACATGCTTCGTCGGGTCGCCCAGCGCCTTCCAGACCCGGTCCGAGTCGCTCTTGCCGACAAAGGCCGCCGTCGGGCAGGCGTTCACGCACTGCCCGCACTGGATGCAGACCGAGTCGTCCATGTTGTCGCCGTGCGCCGGGGTGACCGCGGTGGTGAAGCCCCGGCCCTGCTGGCTGAGGTTGTGCACCCCCTGGACCTCGGCGCAGACCCGGACGCAGCGCCCGCAGAGAATGCACTTCTCCGCGTCGCGGGTGATGGATACGCTCGTCTTCTCGATGGGGAAGCGCTTGCGCTCGCCGTCAAAGAGCCGCTCGCGCACCCCGAGGGTGTAGGCGAGGTTCTGGAGCTCGCAGTTGCCGTCGCGCACGCAGGTGAGGCATGCGCGGGGGTGGTTGTCCAGCAGCAGCTCGAGGATGTCGCGCCGCGCCTGGCGGATTTCCGGGCTGTTGGTCTGCACCTCCATCCCCTCCCACACCTTCACGCTGCACGAGGCCATGAAGAAGGAGACGCCCTTCACCTCGACGACGCACACGCGGCACGAGCCCTGCATGCTCAGCTTCGGGTGGTGGCACAGGCGCGGTATTTTCACGCCCAGCCTCTTCTCGGCGGCCTCCATGATGGTCGTGCCCGCGGGCACGCTCACCGGCACGCCGTCTATGGTAAGGTTGATCATCTGCTTGTCGCCCATCGCGTCACCTTTGCCTTTTGTTGTCCGGCCCAGCCGGTCAATGCCGCGCCACCGCGTCGAAGCGGCACACCTCGAAGCACCGGCCGCACTTGATGCACTCCGCCTGCCCGATCACATGGGGCTCCTTGCGCGCGCCGCTGATGCAGCCCACCGGGCAGTTCCGCGCGCACATCGTGCAGCCCACGCACTTCTCCGCGTCCACCTCGTAGCGCACGAGCGCCTTGCACTTGCGCGACGGGCACGAATGGTCCAAAACGTGGGCCTCGTACTCCGCCCGGAAATGCCGCAGCGTGCTCAGCACGGGGTTCGGCGCGGCCCGGCCCAGGCCGCACAGCGAGGTGTTCTTCACCAGAAGCGCCAGGCGCTCCAGCTTCTCCAGATCCTCCATCGAGGCCTTGCCCATGGTGATCTTGTCCAGAATCTCCAGCATCCGCTTCGTGCCCTCGCGGCACGGCGTGCACTTGCCGCACGACTCGTCCTGGCAGAAGGTGACGAAAAACTTCGCCACGTCCACCATGCAGTCGTCCTCGTCCAGCACGATCATGCCGCCGCTGCCCATGATCGAGCCCATCTTGCCGAGGGTGTCAAAGTCTATCGGCGTGTCCATGCTGTCCGCCGGGATGATTCCGCCCGCCGGGCCGCCGGTCTGCACCCCCTTCAGGCGCTTGCCCTTCGGCACGCCGCCGCCGATCTTGAAGACCACCTCGCGCAGGGTGGTGCCCATGGGCACCTCGACCAGGCCCGTGTGGCTCACCTTGCCCGCGAGGGCGAAAACTTTCGTGCCGCCGCTGCCCGCCGTGCCCACTTTCGCGAACCACTCCGCCCCGTAGACCAGGATGGCCGGAACGTTCGCGAAGGTCTCCACGTTGTTGATCACCGTCGGCTGGCCCCAGAGGCCGCTCTGCGCCGGGAACGGCGGACGGATGCGCGGCTGGCCGCGCTCGCCCTCAATGGAGTGGATGAGGGCCGTCTCCTCGCCGCACACGAACGCGCCCGCGCCGAGACGGATTTCAAGGTCCATGTCAAATCCGGAACCGAGGATGTTCTTCCCCAGCAGGCCGTGTTTGCGGCACTCGGCGATGGCGTGCTCGATGCGGCGGATGGCCAGTGGGTATTCCGCGCGGACGTAGAAGAAGCCGCGGGTCGCGCCCACGGCGTAGCCGCCGATGATCATCCCCTCGATCACGCTGAACGGGTCCGACTCGAGCATGCTCCGGTCCATGAACGCGCCCGGGTCGCCCTCGTCGGCGTTGCAGATGATGTAGCAGGTCTTCTTCACATTCTGCCGGGTCAGTTTCCACTTCTGGCCCGTCGAGAATCCGCCGCCGCCCCGGCCGCGCAGGTTCGAGCGGGTGATCTGGTCAATGACCCAGTCCGGATCACCCTTGGACAGCGTGTCCGCAAGCGCCCGGAAACCGTTGTAGTGGATGTACTCGTCCAGGCTCTCGGGGTTGACCACGCCCGTGTTGCGCAGGGCAATCCGGTTCTGGCGGTTGAAGAAGGCCACATCCCCGTAAAGGTCGAAGAAACGCTGGCTGATGGGCTGCACGGCGCTTTGCAGGTCCGCGACCACCCCGCCCCCGACGAAGTGTTCTTTCACAATCCGCGCCACGTCCGCGGCGGTCTTCACGTTGTACACCACATGGCCCGGGCGGACCAGCACGCTCGTCGTGTCCGGGTCGCGCGGCACCGAACAGAAGCCCAGGCAGCCCGCCGCAAGCACACCCACCTTCTCCGGGCCAAGCTCCGCCCTCTCCAGCTCCTCGCGGAACACGTTCTCCACGCTGCCGTTGACGCAGGCGCCGCAGTGCTTCGCGTCGCAGACCAGCACCTCGTACTCGGGGCGGACTTCCGGCTGGTCGAGCACCTGCTCGCCCATGGGCTCGCCGCCCTGGACATGCCGCGAGAAAATGTTGTGCGCCGTGTCACGGTCCACCCGCTGGTATTTCACCGGCATCTTCCCCGGCAGGAACACGCTCACAATGGGCTCGCGGCTGCACCGGCCCGTGCAGCCGGTCATGTGCAGTTGGATGTCCGTGCGGCCGCTCGCGCGGATGTTCCGCTCGAACTCCTGCCACACCTCCTGGGCGCCTGCCGCGTTTTCGCACGTGGCCGACCCCACCTGTATCCGGATTACGCCCTCCGGGGTGGCCTCGGCCAGGCGTGCTTCCGCCGCCGCCGTCAATTTCTGGTAAGACTGGGTGACTTTTGCGTCCATGGATAACCCCGATGCTTTCATCCGTTTGCGCGCCGCCCCGGCGCGTTTGTGGGATTCGTGGCGCTTCAGCCCTATATCCTGAAATGGGATAAATCGGGCGAAACGGGTTTGTTTCGCGCGTATTGTACCTTGTCGAATTCCCAAGAATTCAATAAATTCTTTTGATTCGTGGGCTGATCAGAAGTTTTGACCGGAAAAAACGGGGTTGAGCAGTTCACGGCGGGAAAAATCCAAAAAAACGTTGGACTCGGGGTACTTGCGCCAAACCATGGTCAGTATGGACGGAGTGGACGAAGTGGACGGAATGGACACGAAAGACACACACCTGCGGGGTTAACCTTGACTTTGCGCGTAAAGTCCAAGCAGGCAATGATTTACGTGGCTACTGAAAATCGCATCCGCCGTTCAGACGTAGACGTCGCGCTCGCCTTGGACAACGCGGCCCATCAGGGTTTCCGCGCGTTTGCGCAGGGCGGGGGACATGTCATCGAGGGTGCGGGCGATGCAGGCCTCCCCGGCGGCCCGGGTCTCCTGACTGGCATAGTGGATGAGGAACTCCTCGAAGGTGCTGAGGGCGTTCACACCGCAGTAACTCTTGATGAGGCCGGGCTTTGCGAGGTCTATGAAATCGGAGCCCGTGCGGCCCATGCGGTAGCACCCGGTGCAGAAGGAGGGGATGTAGCCAAGTTCGGAGACATCGCGGACCACCTCGTCGAGGGGGCGGTGGTCGCCGAGCGAGAACTGGCTCGCGTCGAACTCCTCGTTGTCGTTGTAGCCGCCGGGATTGGTCCGGCTGCCCGCGGAGATTTGCGAGACCCCCAAAGCCAGGGTTTCGCGCCGCATCTCGGCGGTCTCTCGGGTGGACATGATCATTCCCGTGTAGGGGACCGCAAGCCGGAGAATGGCGACAAGTTTGCGGAAATCATCATCCGAGACGGCGTAGGGCGGGTGGTCGGCAAGGGTCGAACCGCATGCGGGCTCGATGCGGGGCACACTGATGGTGTGGCACCCGACCCCAAACCGGCTTTCAAGGTGGGCGACGTGCTGCATGAGGGAGAGCACCTCGAAACGCCAGTCGTACAGCCCGAAAAGTACGCCCATGCCGACATCGTCAATCCCCGCCTCCATGCAGCGGTCGGGCGCGGTGATGCGCCAGTCGAAGTCGCTCTTGCGCCCCTCCAGATGCACCTTCGCGTAGGTGGGACGGTGGTACGTCTCCTGGAAAAGCTGGTACGTCCCGATCTTCATCTGCTTCAGGCGGCGGAACTCGTCCAGGGTCAGGGGGGCGAGGTTCACATTGACGCGGCGGATTTCTCCGTCGCCGTGCTTCACCGAATACACCGTCTCGATGCAGCGGAAAATGTACTCCAGCCCCTCCTCCTCGGGATAGGACTCCCCGGCGACCAGAAGCATCCGCTTGTGGCCCTGGTCTATGATGATCCGCGTCTCCCGCGCCACCTCCTCCTGGGTCAGGGCGCGGCGTCGCAGTTCCGTGTTCCCCTTGCGGAAGGCGCAGTAGGTGCACTCGTTGTTGCACAGGTTCGACACGTACAGGGGGGCGAAAAGCACCAGGCGTTTCCCGTATATCTCGTCCTTCACCCGGCGCGCGTCCGCAAAGAGTTCCTCCCGGAGATCGGGGGAGGTGATGGTGGCCAGACAGGCGACATCCTCCTCGTTCAGCCCCTTCAATTCCAAGGCCTTGTCCAGCACCTCCCGGACATGGCCGGGATCGGGCTCCCCGGCGGCAAGCGCGGCCTCTATCCGGGCGACATTGAGGGGAACTGTTCCGAATACGGCGGCCATGACGGCGCCTCCTTTCTGGCGATGCCCGGACAGGACGACATCCTCGCCCTGTTCTCAGGCTTGTCTGCCATTATAGCAAAACTGGGGGGAAAGTGCGTAATTCTAGGGATTATTTACGGAGTCCGCACCGGATGGAAACAAGCATGCGGCGGACGATACAATCGCCTGCCCCCCAACGGGGCCAGGAGCGGCAAACGCGGCATGGGTAACCTTGAATTAATCGGAATTGCGGTCGGGCTTTCGATGGACGCCATGGCGGTGGCCATCGGCACGAGCGCCATCCTCCGGGGGGTCACCCCCCGCCAGGTGTTCCGGCTTGCGTTCCATTTTGGACTCTTCCAGGCGCTCATGCCGGTGATTGGCTGGGTGTTGGGCGCCTTGGCGGCGGGATATATCCGCTCCTACGACCACTGGATTGCCTTCGGGCTGCTGGCCTTTGTCGGCGGGCGGGCCATTTTGGAGGCACTTTCCGGAAACGAAGAGGGGGAGGTTTCACGGCGGGACCCGACACGGGGCGCAAGCCTGATACTCCTTTCCCTGGCCACAAGCGTGGACGCCCTCGCGGTGGGCCTGACCTTCGCCATGCTGGACATCCAAGTGTGGTATCCGGCGCTGGTCATCGGCCTGGTGGCCGGAGGACTCACCGTGGCGGGGATGCTGTTCGGCGCGCGGCTCGGACGGCGCTTCGGGCGGGTCATGGAGGTTCTGGGAGGGCTGGTGCTCATCGGTATCGGCCTGAAAATCCTCATTGAGCATGTCCTTCTGCACACGGTGTGAGGGTTGCGCGTTTTCCCCGGCGGCACGTACAATTCCCCGAAACCGGCCCATCAACCGACGAGGAGCGCATGGCCATGCTCAAAAAGCGCGGACCGAAAATCATAGACGGCAAAAAAACGGCGGCGGCGATTCTGGAGGAGCTGCGCGGCGAGGTGGCCGCGCTGGCGGGGAAGGACGTTCAGCCGGGCCTCGCGGTGGTGCTTGTCGGGGAGGACCCGGCCAGCCAGGTGTATGTGCGCTCCAAGCGGAAGACCTGCGCGGACCTGGGCATCGCGTCGTTCGCGCACGACCTGCCCGCGAACTGCACGGAAAAGCGGCTGCTGGGCCTCATCGCAAAACTGAACGCCGACCCGAAAGTCCACGGCATCCTGGTGCAGGTGCCCCTGCCGAAGCAGATAGACGAGCAGCGCGTGCTCAACGCGATTGACCCGGACAAGGACGTGGACGGGTTCCACCCGGTGAATGTGGGCCGGCTGCTGAACGGCGAGGACGCCTTTGTCTCCTGCACCCCGGCGGGATGCCAGGAACTGCTGCTCCGGGCCGGTTATGACCCTGCCGGGAAACACGTGGTCGTCGTGGGCCGCTCGAACATCGTGGGCAAGCCCGTGGCCGCGCTGCTGATGCAGAAGGCGCGCGGCGCGAACGCCACCGTGACGGTCTGCCACTCGCGCACCCGGAACCTGGCGGCCATCACGCGGCAGGCGGACATCCTCATCGCCGCCATCGGCGTGCCGGAGTTTGTGAAGGCGCGCATGGTCCGCGAGGGCGTGGTGGTCATTGATGTCGGCGTGAACCGCGTGCCGGACGACACGAAAAAGAGCGGCCACCGGCTGGTGGGCGACGTGGATTTCAAGGGGGTCTCAAAAAAGGCGAAGGCCATCACCCCCGTCCCCGGCGGGGTGGGACCCATGACCATCGCCATGCTGATGAAAAACACCGTCAAAGCCGCACGGCTGCGCGGATGACCGTTTGCCCCGGCCCCGCGGCGGGGGGTATAGTGTGGCATCGTTTTTCTTGCTCTTGCTCTTTATCTTGCTCTACTCTTGTTTCAGATTCGTTTAGGGACTTTGAGCAAGAGCAAGATAAAGAGCAAGAAAGGACACTCACGCCAATCGGCCAAAGTGCGCGTCTTATGTCGTTTTGGTCAAGGGCAACCATAGGAGGGAACCACCATGGCCCGTCATGAAAAAAGCGTTGAGCTACTGAACAAGGCCGTCGCCGACGAGATGAGCGCGGTCCACCAGTACATGTTCTTCCACTTCCACTGCGACGACCAGGGCTACGACCTGCTGGCCAACCTTTTCAAGCGGACCGCCATCGAGGAGATGCTCCACATCGAGCGGCTCGCCGAGCGCATCCTCTTCCTCAAGGGCGACGTGCTCATGGAGGCCGCCGAGGGGGTGAAGAAGGTGACGGACGTAAAGGAGATGCTGGAGATGGCCTGCAAGATGGAGCAGGACAGCGCGAACGCCTACAACAAGTGGGCGAACGAGTGCTCGGCCAACGCGGACTCGGTGTCGAAGAAGCTCTTCGAGGACCTCGTGGTGGACGAGGAGCGCCACTTCGACCAGTACGACACGGAGCTGGAGCATCTGGACAAGTACGGTGAGAACTACCTCGCCCTCCAGTCCATCGAGCGCAGCAAGCGCACCGCCACCGGCATGCCCCCGGCCCAATAAGGGTCCGTCAAAACAGGCGGTTTATTCCCCGGCCCGGCGCTGTTTCTCCAGCCAGATATGCAGGATGGCCATGTCCGACGGGCGGACGCCCGGAATCCGCGAGGCCTGGCCGAAACTGGCGGGAAGCACCTCCTTCAGCCGCTGGCGGCTCTCGCGGGGCAGGCCGGGCACGGCGTCATAGTCGAAGCCGTCGGGGATGGGCAGGTTCTCCGCGCGCCGGAACTGCTCCACGGCCTTCTCCTGGCGGTCCATGTAACCCGCATATTTCACCTCAATCTCCACCTGCTCGCGGGTTTCCAGGTCCACCGGTTCCGGCGGCGGGGAAAAGCGCCACAACTCCTCCAGCGTGACGCCGGGGCGGCGCAGCAGGTGCGCGGCGGTCTGCGGTTGTGTGGCGGGCGCGCCGCCGTGCGCCGCCAGCAAGGCGTTCAGCGCCTCCGAGACCGGCACCATGGCCGCCTGGATGCGGGCCAGTTCCCGCGCGGCGCCCTCCCGTTTCTCCCGCAGTCGCGCCAGCACGGCGTCATTGCCAAACCCGTAATGCGTCAGGCGCGCGTCGGCGTTGTCGTGGCGCAGGTGCAGCCGGTACTCCGCGCGGGAGGTGAAGAGCCGGTAGGGCTCCATGACACCCCGTGTGACAATGTCGTCCACCATCACGCCCAGATACGCCTCGTGACGGCCGATGATCAGGGGCGGCGCCCCGTCGAGCAGGCGGACGGCGTTGAGCGCCGCGCAAAGGCCCTGCCCGGCGGCCTCCTCGTAGCCCGACGTGCCGTTGATTTGCCCCGCGTGGAACAGCCCCCGGACGCGTTTCGTCTCCAGCGTGGGCCGCAGTTCTGTGGGCGGCACAAAGTCATACTCGACGGCGTAGCCGGGCCGGATGATTTCCGCCTCCTCCAGGCCGGGGCAGGAGTGCAGCATCTCCAGTTGCACATCCTCCGGCAGGCTGGTGGACAGGCCGTTTACGTAGAACTCCGCCGTCTCCAGCCCCTCGGGCTCGAGAAAGAGGTGGTGCGAGGTTTTGTCCGGAAACTTGACGTATTTGTCCTCGATGCTCGGGCAGTAGCGCGTGCCGACACCCTCGATGCGCCCCGAGTACAGGGGAGAGCGGTCCATGTTCTGCAGGATGATTTCCCGCGTGGCCTCCGAGGTGCGCGTGAGCCAGCAGGAGACCAGGTTGCGGTCGAACCCCGCGACGGGGGTCGAGAAGGAGAAGGGGCGCGGGTCCGGGTCGCCGGGCTGCTCCTCCAGCAGGGAAAAGTCTATGCTGCGCCGGTGGATGCGGGCGCAGGTGCCCGTCTTGAGCCGGCCCACGGGGAAATCCAGGCGCCGGTAGGCGTCGCTGAGACTGTCCGCCGCGGCCGCGCCGCCGCGCCCCCCCGCGATGCTCGTCATGCCGTAGTGCAGGCGGCCCCGCAGAAAGGTGCCCGTGCAGACGATGACCGCGCGCGCGCGGAGCTCCTCGCCGAAGGCGGTGCGCACCCCGGCGACGGCGGGCCGCCCGTCCGATCCGGTTTCCAGGAGAAGGTCCACCGCCTCGGCCTGCTTCAGAGACAGGTTCGGCTCCGACTCGCAGACCCGTTTCATGTCGTTCTGGTACAGGATGCGGTCCGCCTGCGCGCGGGGCGAATGGACGGCGGCGCCCTTCGACCGGTTCAGCATGCGGAACTGGATGCCCGTGCGGTCTATGCACCGGCCCATTTCCCCGCCCAGCGCGTCTATCTCGCGGACAAGCTGGCCCTTGGCCACCCCGCCTATGGCCGGGTTGCAGGACATCTGCCCGACGCTGTCCAGGTTCAGCCCGAGCATCAGCGTGCGGCGGCCCATGCGGGCGCAGGCCAGCGCGGCCTCGATGCCCGCATGCCCCGCGCCGATGATGATGATGTCTGGGTCAAGACGCATGTTTTCGTCCGGCGGCGCGCTCCGGGGGGGCGTCGGCCGCGGCCCGGTTTAATCCAGCGGCAGCACGGTGGCCTTGATTTTTTCCGCCTGGGCGGCGCGGTACCGGACCAGTTTTTCCCCGAGTTCCGGATACTTGTTGGCGAGGATGGCAATGGCCAGCAGCGCCGCGTTCGTGGCGCCGGGCGTGCCGATGGCCAGCGCGCCCACGGGGATGCCCGGCGGCATCTGGACGATGCAGTGCAGCGCGTCCTCCCCGTTCAGCGCGCCCGTCTGGATGGGCACCCCCAGCACCGGGCGCGTCGTGAACGCCGCCACGGTGCCCGGCAGCGCGGCCGCGAGGCCCGCCCCGGTGATGAACACCTCCACGCCGTTCCGGTCCGACTCGCGGACATACTCCGCGAGCAGCTCCGGCGTGCGGTGCGCGGAGAGGACCCGGCACTCGTGGGGCACCCCAAACTCGGCCAGGGTGCGGTGCGCCCGCCGCATCGTCTCCCAGTCAGACTCGCTGCCCATAATCACCGAAACCAGGGGTGAACTTCCCGTTTCCATTCCTGTCATCTCCTTGTGGTTGGTTGGTTTCAGCGGATTGCGCCTGTAAACAACCCGCGCCGCCTAAAAATGCCGCCCGATATAGTCCAGCGCCGCGTCCAGGTCGGCCAGTATTTTCGTGCAGTACCGCACCATCCAGGGGGACATGTCCTGGAAGGTGAGCGGACTGAACGCGATGACAAACTTGCCCAGGTCGTGCGCGGCGTAAAAGACCTCCATCGAGGTGCCAATCGAGGGCTTGCTGTAGTTCACCAGCAGGATGTCCGCGTCCCGAACATCCTGCAAATCAAACTCGACTATCTCATTGGCGCTGTCTATCTCCCGGTCGCGGAAATCCCGCCGCATCGGGTCCAGCAGGATGAACCGGCCCGCGAGCCGCTCCTTTGCCCGCTGCCGCCAGGGCTTGCTCTCCGCCTCGTCGGCGTCCATGATGGGGCCGCTAAGGTATATTGTCCGCGCCTGCTCCGCTTTTGGCATCTGCCGCTCCCGGTTAAATCCGCCCACGCCCGTCACACCTTCCTCCCCAAATTGTAGCGCACCGCCCATGCTCTTTTCACACCGTCCAGGCCGAACACGCCGTCCACCACCCTCCTCTCCCCCGCCTTTCTGCGACTTCTGAGCCTTCTGTGGCTGTCCCCTCACCCTCCGTCCCCCTTTGCGTTCCTTGCGTTCTTTGCGGATATCCCCTCCCGTTCCAGCCGCCCGGGCAATATTAACCGTTCTTTACCAGCCCAGTGTTATTATGTTTTACGAATTATCTGCTAAACTATGACATCAGGCGCCCAAGGAAGCATGAATGGCCATGGAAAGCTCCAACGACAGCAAACAACCGGCCGGACCGGAAGTGAAACCGCCAGACGACAGCGGTCCCGGTTTCCTTGCCGCACGCGCGGTCATGGAGGAGTTTCCCTGCGGCTGTGTGGCGGTGGACAGCGCGGGGCTCGTGGTCCACGCCAATCCCCCTTTTGTGAAGCTCGTCGGCAGCACCGTCGCCCGCCTAAAGGGCCGGCCTCTGGCATCGCTGCTGACGGCGGCGCACCGCGAAAATTTTCCGGACAAACTCCGCAGCCTGTTCAAGAAACGGGGCCGTGCCCGGCTGACAGTGGAGATTGCCCGTCCCGGACGC
This window harbors:
- a CDS encoding LL-diaminopimelate aminotransferase, with translation MQTAERLTKIPPYLFMTLRNKIAEARARGVDVVSLAIGDPVEPTPGSVIEALYAAAQNPENHRYPTDEEWGMLAFREAVARWYARRYAVELDPKKEIVALIGSKEGCHHFALGVVNPGDLVLVTDPGYPGYKPSIWFAGGQPHAVPMRAENGFLPKLADIPADVARKASAFYLNYPNNPTGAVATRQFLAELVEFAKTYDIAVCYDNPYSEVVFGVERLSFLNAPGAKEVGVELNSLSKPFNMTGWRIGMAVGNPDLVKAIATVKANTDSGVFNAVQYAGIEALDHGDACTARMLEVYGRRRDKVLAVLRELGWTYDPPKGTFYLWVPVPKGHTSASFCDFMLETCAVVLAPGAAYGVNGEGFVRFSLTVEDARLDEALRRMRENLSGLAFD
- the nuoE gene encoding NADH-quinone oxidoreductase subunit NuoE → MSTHCECSRHDNREEVRARAVASLTPEIVAFIEECAADAHPSSHLIRVLHKVQGEFGHLGREQMDAVAQLLQVPASKVTGVATFYHFFRLEPRGKYIISVCLGTACYVKGAERVADRLHEELGINFGETTSDGLFSLDATRCVGTCGLAPVVMIEDKVYGDMTADQIPALLEKYTKKG
- a CDS encoding PTS sugar transporter subunit IIA, coding for MTQLDIVIPLEQIVVLPAGVNKREALNLLIDAMSGNPVITDREAFRRAVFEREAVMSTGIGNGIGVPHVRIPEVTVPTIGVAVSDEGVDFQAMDNKPVHIMILFATPLGAEKAYLTLLAKVMIVLRNRNLYASLRACRTPGEVHAVLSR
- the nuoF gene encoding NADH-quinone oxidoreductase subunit NuoF, which gives rise to MDAKVTQSYQKLTAAAEARLAEATPEGVIRIQVGSATCENAAGAQEVWQEFERNIRASGRTDIQLHMTGCTGRCSREPIVSVFLPGKMPVKYQRVDRDTAHNIFSRHVQGGEPMGEQVLDQPEVRPEYEVLVCDAKHCGACVNGSVENVFREELERAELGPEKVGVLAAGCLGFCSVPRDPDTTSVLVRPGHVVYNVKTAADVARIVKEHFVGGGVVADLQSAVQPISQRFFDLYGDVAFFNRQNRIALRNTGVVNPESLDEYIHYNGFRALADTLSKGDPDWVIDQITRSNLRGRGGGGFSTGQKWKLTRQNVKKTCYIICNADEGDPGAFMDRSMLESDPFSVIEGMIIGGYAVGATRGFFYVRAEYPLAIRRIEHAIAECRKHGLLGKNILGSGFDMDLEIRLGAGAFVCGEETALIHSIEGERGQPRIRPPFPAQSGLWGQPTVINNVETFANVPAILVYGAEWFAKVGTAGSGGTKVFALAGKVSHTGLVEVPMGTTLREVVFKIGGGVPKGKRLKGVQTGGPAGGIIPADSMDTPIDFDTLGKMGSIMGSGGMIVLDEDDCMVDVAKFFVTFCQDESCGKCTPCREGTKRMLEILDKITMGKASMEDLEKLERLALLVKNTSLCGLGRAAPNPVLSTLRHFRAEYEAHVLDHSCPSRKCKALVRYEVDAEKCVGCTMCARNCPVGCISGARKEPHVIGQAECIKCGRCFEVCRFDAVARH
- a CDS encoding iron hydrogenase small subunit, which encodes MGDKQMINLTIDGVPVSVPAGTTIMEAAEKRLGVKIPRLCHHPKLSMQGSCRVCVVEVKGVSFFMASCSVKVWEGMEVQTNSPEIRQARRDILELLLDNHPRACLTCVRDGNCELQNLAYTLGVRERLFDGERKRFPIEKTSVSITRDAEKCILCGRCVRVCAEVQGVHNLSQQGRGFTTAVTPAHGDNMDDSVCIQCGQCVNACPTAAFVGKSDSDRVWKALGDPTKHVVVHTAPAIRATVGEGFGMAPGTPATGKLVTALRRLGFDRVFDTNFTADLTIVEEATEFLNRVQKGGRLPLLTSCSPGWVNFLERFYPELIPNASSCRSPMSMMSSLIKSYYAEKEGIDPKDIFVVAVMPCTAKKFEAHRPEFATPDGGQETDAVLTTRELIFMIKSYGIDLAGLDEGEFDSPLGASSGAADIFGTTGGVLEAALRMAAEVINGEPPARLEFTEVRAVEGLRVCELMVNKDLTLRVGVSNGLQNAKKLLDKVVSGEEEFHILEIMACPGGCIGGGGQPYPPAGYTILDPKLLAKRAKALYTIDTDKDIRSSNHNPAITALYEEYLGEPGGEKAHRLLHTHYAPRLPRGIR